In a single window of the Anabas testudineus chromosome 17, fAnaTes1.2, whole genome shotgun sequence genome:
- the LOC113171935 gene encoding histamine H3 receptor-like — protein sequence MSESNSSTHGSKNASSGVQSTFVFSGTVSGILMAIMVTLVVVIVLGNALVILAFKVDKSLRRQCNYYFLNLAIADFFVGAFSIPFYIPYILTGRWTLGRGLCKLWIVIDYLLCSASVFNIVLISYDRFLSVTRAVSYRAGQSKTHQAIIKIIAVWVLAFALYGPAIIFWELVVGQSHVPKNECFAEFYHSWPFLLSTAMLEFFCPFISVAFFNLSIYLNIRKRRLQAQLHLQMSEPASAQGEESQTSSASLGKLDPSTSRAAQPSRLSRDRKIAKFLAIIVCVFAICWAPYILLTIIRAACEGRCIEDRWYEVTYWLLWLNSAINPFLYALCHSSFRRAFIKILCPKRYTTPP from the exons ATGTCGGAGTCTAACTCCAGTACGCACGGTTCTAAAAATGCATCAAGTGGAGTTCAGAGCACCTTCGTCTTTTCGGGAACAGTTTCTGGTATATTGATGGCGATCATGGTGACTTTGGTTGTTGTCATAGTTCTGGGCAATGCACTAGTAATTTTGGCCTTTAAAGTGGACAAGAGTTTAAGAAGACAGTGTAATTACTATTTCCTCAATCTGGCTATTGCAGACTTTTTTGTAG GGGCATTCAGCATCCCATTCTACATCCCCTACATCCTCACAGGCAGATGGACTCTAGGTCGAGGACTGTGCAAGCTGTGGATCGTCATAGACTACCTACTTTGTTCTGCATCCGTCTTCAACATCGTCCTCATCAGCTACGACCGCTTCCTTTCAGTGACCAGAGCA GTAAGTTACCGTGCCGGGCAGAGCAAGACTCATCAAGCCATAATCAAGATAATTGCTGTCTGGGTGCTAGCCTTCGCCCTGTATGGACCAGCCATCATATTCTGGGAGCTGGTAGTAGGACAAAGTCATGTGCCAAAGAATGAGTGCTTTGCGGAGTTCTATCACTCTTGGCCCTTTCTGTTAAGTACAGCAATGCTGGAGTTCTTCTGTCCTTTCATCTCTGTGGCTTTCTTCAACCTTAGCATTTACCTGAACATACGCAAGAGGAGGCTTCAGGCCCAGCTCCACCTTCAAATGAGCGAACCTGCCTCTGCCCAGGGGGAAGAATCCCAGACCTCCTCTGCTAGTTTGGGAAAACTTGATCCCTCAACCAGCAGGGCTGCCCAGCCTAGCCGTCTGTCCAGGGATAGGAAAATTGCTAAGTTCCTGGCCatcatagtgtgtgtgtttgccatcTGCTGGGCACCGTACATTTTACTGACCATCATCCGTGCTGCCTGTGAAGGGCGGTGCATCGAAGATCGCTGGTACGAGGTCACCTACTGGCTCCTGTGGCTAAACTCTGCAATTAACCCATTCTTGTACGCGCTCTGCCACAGTAGCTTCCGCAGGGCTTTTATCAAGATTCTCTGTCCGAAGCGATATACTACACCACCATAA
- the LOC113171933 gene encoding histamine H3 receptor-like, whose product MSESNSSTHGSKNASSGVQSTFVFSGTVSGILMAIMVTLVVVIVLGNALVILAFKVDKSLRRQCNYYFLNLALADFFVGAFSIPFYIPYILTGRWTLGRGLCKLWIVIDYLLCSASVFNIVLISYDRFLSVTRAVSYRAGQSKTHQAIIKIIAVWVLAFALYGPAIIFWELVVGQSHVPKDKCFAEFYHSWSFLLSTAMLEFFCPFISVAFFNLSIYLNIRKRRLQAQLHLPMNEPASAQGEESQTSSASLGKPDPSTSRAAQPSRLSRDRKIAKFLAIIVCVFAICWAPYILLTIIRAACKGRCIEESWYEVTFWLLWLNSAINPFLYPLCHSSFRRAFNKILCPRRHTTPP is encoded by the exons ATGTCGGAGTCTAACTCCAGTACGCACGGTTCTAAAAATGCATCAAGTGGAGTTCAGAGCACCTTCGTCTTTTCGGGAACAGTTTCTGGTATATTGATGGCGATCATGGTGACTTTGGTTGTTGTCATAGTTCTGGGCAATGCACTGGTCATTTTGGCTTTTAAAGTGGACAAGAGTTTGAGAAGACAGTGTAATTACTATTTCCTCAATCTGGCTCTTGCAGACTTTTTTGTAG gGGCATTCAGCATCCCATTCTACATCCCCTACATCCTCACAGGCAGATGGACTCTAGGTCGAGGACTGTGCAAGCTGTGGATCGTCATAGACTACCTACTTTGTTCTGCATCCGTCTTCAACATCGTCCTCATCAGCTACGACCGCTTCCTTTCAGTGACCAGAGCA GTAAGTTACCGTGCCGGGCAGAGCAAGACTCATCAAGCCATAATCAAGATAATTGCTGTCTGGGTGCTAGCCTTCGCCCTGTATGGACCAGCCATCATATTCTGGGAGCTGGTAGTAGGACAAAGTCATGTGCCAAAGGATAAGTGCTTTGCGGAGTTCTATCACTCTTGGTCCTTTCTGTTAAGTACAGCAATGCTGGAGTTTTTCTGTCCTTTCATCTCTGTGGCTTTCTTCAACCTTAGCATTTACCTGAACATACGCAAGAGGAGGCTTCAGGCCCAGCTCCACCTTCCAATGAACGAACCTGCCTCTGCCCAGGGGGAAGAATCCCAGACCTCCTCTGCTAGTTTGGGAAAACCTGATCCCTCAACCAGCAGGGCTGCCCAGCCTAGCCGTCTGTCCAGGGATAGGAAAATTGCTAAGTTCCTGGCCatcatagtgtgtgtgtttgccatcTGCTGGGCACCGTACATTTTACTGACCATCATCCGTGCTGCCTGCAAAGGGCGGTGCATCGAAGAAAGCTGGTACGAGGTCACCTTCTGGCTCCTGTGGCTAAACTCTGCTATTAACCCATTCCTGTACCCGCTCTGCCACAGTAGCTTCCGCAGGGCCTTTAACAAGATTCTCTGTCCGAGGAGACATACTACACCACCATGA